One Methanococcus aeolicus Nankai-3 DNA segment encodes these proteins:
- the rsmA gene encoding 16S rRNA (adenine(1518)-N(6)/adenine(1519)-N(6))-dimethyltransferase RsmA yields MQQNKKLGQCFLKDKNIVKKAINAANINKNDIVLEIGLGKGILTKELAKQCKKVIVIELDKKLEIFWEDIIKEYPNVEIIWNDALKVNLKELGFNKVVANLPYQISSPITFKLLDCDFEVAVLMYQYEFAKRMGAPSGTKEYSRLSVSVQYRAVVDYVCKVSPSAFSPKPKVDSAIVKITKKNEPIHNIDNWEFFDGFNRALFQHRNKNTKKALIHSAHEINMDRDKLKELLNSNEIMEFNDLLGKKVYTLSLKEIGVLCNNLYKIINKSK; encoded by the coding sequence ATGCAGCAAAATAAAAAATTAGGACAATGTTTTTTAAAAGATAAAAATATAGTGAAAAAGGCAATTAATGCAGCCAATATAAATAAAAATGATATAGTTTTAGAAATTGGATTGGGAAAAGGAATATTAACAAAAGAATTGGCTAAACAATGTAAAAAAGTAATAGTTATCGAATTAGATAAAAAATTAGAAATATTTTGGGAAGATATAATTAAAGAATATCCCAATGTTGAAATAATTTGGAATGACGCTTTAAAAGTTAATTTAAAGGAATTGGGCTTTAATAAAGTTGTGGCAAATTTACCATATCAAATATCTTCCCCAATTACATTTAAATTGTTAGATTGTGATTTTGAAGTTGCTGTTTTGATGTATCAATATGAATTTGCTAAAAGAATGGGAGCTCCCTCGGGAACAAAAGAATATAGTAGATTAAGTGTTTCCGTGCAATATAGGGCTGTCGTGGATTATGTATGTAAAGTTTCGCCTTCTGCATTTTCTCCAAAACCAAAGGTAGATTCTGCAATTGTAAAAATAACTAAAAAAAATGAACCAATACATAATATAGACAATTGGGAATTTTTTGATGGATTTAATAGGGCATTGTTTCAGCATAGAAATAAAAATACAAAAAAGGCACTTATTCATTCGGCACATGAAATTAACATGGATAGGGATAAATTAAAAGAATTATTAAATTCAAATGAAATAATGGAATTTAATGATTTATTGGGTAAAAAGGTATATACGCTATCCTTAAAAGAAATAGGTGTTTTATGTAATAATTTATATAAAATAATAAATAAATCAAAATAA
- the rfbB gene encoding dTDP-glucose 4,6-dehydratase, producing the protein MKIVITGGAGFIGCNFVRMMVNKYPDYEIKVLDNLSYAGSLDNLKDISDKIEFIKGDITNKEAVENSLKDADAVIHFAAESHVDNSIENPENFVKTNVFGTYNLLECARKNDIDKFLHISTDETYGSIERGSFKETDRLDPASPYSASKAGSDLLVSAYHTTYGLNTLITRSSNNFGPYQYPEKLIPVLIKNAIYNNPLPIYGDGLNVRDWIFVEDNCSGVDVVFHKGEIGEVYNIGGGNEKTNLEITKLILKELNKPEELITFVKDRLGHDRRYSIDTNKTKALGWEPKWEFEDALKYTVKWYLENKWFWE; encoded by the coding sequence ATGAAAATAGTAATTACTGGGGGAGCAGGATTTATTGGCTGCAATTTTGTTAGAATGATGGTAAATAAATATCCCGATTATGAAATTAAAGTTTTAGATAATTTATCCTATGCTGGAAGCTTGGATAATTTAAAAGATATTTCGGATAAAATAGAATTTATTAAAGGAGATATCACCAACAAAGAGGCCGTAGAAAACTCATTAAAAGATGCCGATGCAGTTATACATTTTGCAGCTGAATCTCATGTTGATAATTCTATTGAAAATCCAGAAAATTTTGTTAAAACCAATGTATTTGGAACATATAATCTATTAGAATGTGCTAGAAAAAATGATATTGATAAATTTTTACATATTTCCACAGATGAAACTTATGGAAGTATTGAAAGAGGTTCCTTTAAAGAAACCGATAGATTAGATCCTGCATCACCATATTCTGCTTCAAAAGCAGGTAGTGATTTATTAGTTAGTGCATATCATACAACCTATGGATTAAATACATTAATTACTCGTTCAAGCAATAATTTTGGACCATATCAATATCCTGAAAAACTTATACCAGTTTTAATAAAAAATGCGATATACAATAATCCCCTTCCAATATATGGAGATGGATTAAATGTTAGGGATTGGATTTTTGTAGAGGATAATTGTAGTGGTGTTGATGTGGTGTTCCACAAGGGGGAAATTGGAGAGGTATATAATATAGGAGGGGGCAACGAAAAAACAAATCTTGAAATCACCAAATTAATATTAAAAGAATTAAATAAGCCAGAAGAATTAATAACATTTGTGAAAGATAGATTGGGGCATGATAGAAGATATTCGATAGATACAAATAAAACAAAAGCTCTTGGATGGGAACCTAAATGGGAATTTGAAGATGCATTAAAATATACTGTAAAATGGTATTTGGAAAATAAATGGTTTTGGGAATAA
- a CDS encoding SDR family oxidoreductase: protein MKVLITGGAGFIGSHIVDKFLENNHEVVVLDNLTTGNLDNIKRNNDNIEFINKSIRDNDLNFEDIDVVIHHAAQINVRTSVENPVLDGDINILGLINILEKIKKYGVKKIIFASSGGAVYGEPEYMPVDENHVGAPMSPYGVSKFCGEEYIKLYNRLYGIDYTILRYSNVFGERQDPLGEAGVISIFIDKMVKNEKATIFGDGGQTRDFVYVGDVAEANLKALDWKNEIVNIGTGIETSVNELYSVIANELNYNDKPIYDKPREGEVYRISLEINKAKKLGWKPIVDLKEGIKRTVEWTKNK from the coding sequence TTGAAAGTTCTCATAACTGGTGGAGCAGGATTTATTGGAAGTCATATAGTAGATAAATTTTTAGAAAATAACCACGAGGTTGTAGTTTTAGACAATTTAACCACGGGCAATTTAGATAATATTAAACGAAATAATGATAATATTGAATTTATAAATAAAAGCATACGAGATAATGATTTAAATTTTGAAGATATTGATGTGGTAATACATCATGCTGCACAAATAAATGTTAGAACCTCTGTTGAAAATCCTGTTTTAGATGGAGATATAAATATTTTAGGATTAATAAATATTTTAGAGAAGATAAAAAAATATGGGGTTAAAAAAATAATATTTGCATCTTCGGGAGGGGCTGTTTATGGGGAACCAGAATATATGCCCGTTGATGAAAATCATGTCGGAGCTCCAATGAGTCCTTATGGAGTAAGTAAATTTTGTGGGGAAGAATATATAAAATTATACAATAGATTGTATGGCATTGATTATACTATTTTGCGATATTCAAATGTATTTGGGGAACGGCAAGACCCATTGGGTGAAGCCGGAGTAATCTCTATATTTATCGATAAAATGGTTAAAAACGAAAAAGCCACAATATTTGGAGATGGTGGCCAGACAAGAGATTTTGTTTATGTTGGTGATGTGGCAGAGGCAAATTTAAAGGCCTTGGATTGGAAAAATGAAATTGTAAATATTGGAACAGGAATAGAAACCTCTGTAAATGAATTATATTCAGTAATTGCAAATGAATTAAATTATAATGATAAACCAATATATGATAAACCAAGAGAAGGAGAGGTTTATAGAATTTCATTGGAGATAAATAAGGCTAAAAAATTAGGTTGGAAACCTATTGTTGATTTAAAAGAAGGCATAAAAAGAACTGTTGAATGGACGAAAAATAAATAA
- a CDS encoding CBS domain-containing protein, whose protein sequence is MKVKDLMDTNILKIYPDFTAKKTVELMYKRKRFSTAVLDDEDRLIGWIMSLDLAILDDKTILIKDIMHPLDKIITLHENDPARDAVVKIVKHKVISIPVLNNERNVIGMVRNCDITKTLAKLYDIPLDSLFKTLQKEIKGITWEELMDASTIITKQTTNEEITAEEYEKKLKNTTFGQAIWACGGLEKFFAGLIKIGEVAIARKIARRK, encoded by the coding sequence ATGAAAGTAAAAGATTTAATGGACACAAATATTTTAAAAATTTATCCTGACTTCACCGCAAAAAAAACTGTTGAATTAATGTATAAAAGAAAAAGATTCAGCACAGCAGTTCTTGACGATGAGGATAGGTTAATTGGGTGGATTATGTCTCTTGATTTGGCAATACTTGATGATAAAACCATTTTGATAAAGGATATCATGCACCCATTGGATAAAATAATAACGCTGCATGAAAATGACCCTGCACGAGATGCCGTTGTAAAAATCGTAAAGCATAAGGTAATTAGTATCCCTGTGCTAAATAATGAGAGAAATGTTATAGGAATGGTTAGAAACTGCGATATAACAAAAACTCTTGCAAAATTATATGATATACCACTTGATAGTTTGTTTAAAACACTCCAAAAAGAGATAAAGGGCATAACTTGGGAGGAACTTATGGATGCCTCAACAATAATTACAAAACAAACCACCAACGAAGAAATTACGGCCGAAGAATATGAAAAAAAATTAAAAAATACCACCTTTGGTCAGGCAATATGGGCATGCGGAGGGCTGGAAAAATTCTTCGCGGGATTAATTAAAATTGGGGAAGTGGCAATAGCAAGAAAAATAGCAAGAAGAAAATAA
- a CDS encoding SDR family oxidoreductase: MEKIAIIGLGMIGYEITKKYNELGYDTHIINRSDKGFFKNNDNITNHFVDITDENKIKKTIENINPDFVVNTAAFTNVDLCETEKEQAYKTNALSVGYVGAPCKKLNIPLCHISTDYVFDGEDGNYVENDEINPINYYGYTKAEGEKILNELNHDLTSIVRISVPYCISPVKVNFFMWVLDMLKKGEDMNILIDQWNTPTFINELVDGIVIIHKKDASGLFHFGGGEKVSRYEFALKVAEIFEMDKTPINPVESSEMNWKANRPKDTTLNNGKIERKLKIKLKTVDECLKEIKGSSYKFISELHH, from the coding sequence ATGGAAAAAATAGCAATTATTGGTTTGGGAATGATTGGATATGAAATCACTAAAAAATATAATGAATTGGGATATGATACACATATTATAAATCGTAGTGATAAAGGTTTTTTTAAAAATAATGATAATATAACTAATCATTTTGTAGATATTACCGACGAAAATAAAATAAAAAAAACCATTGAAAATATAAATCCTGATTTTGTTGTAAATACGGCGGCATTTACCAATGTGGATTTATGCGAAACTGAGAAGGAGCAGGCATATAAAACCAACGCTCTTTCTGTTGGATATGTGGGAGCTCCCTGTAAAAAATTAAATATTCCATTGTGCCATATATCCACTGACTATGTTTTTGATGGGGAAGATGGTAATTATGTGGAAAATGATGAAATAAATCCAATAAACTATTATGGATATACAAAAGCTGAGGGGGAAAAGATTTTAAATGAATTAAATCATGATTTAACCTCGATTGTTAGAATTTCAGTTCCTTACTGCATAAGTCCTGTTAAAGTCAATTTTTTTATGTGGGTATTGGACATGCTTAAAAAAGGAGAGGATATGAATATTTTGATTGACCAGTGGAATACCCCAACATTCATAAATGAATTGGTTGATGGTATTGTGATAATTCATAAAAAAGATGCTTCTGGGTTGTTTCATTTTGGAGGTGGCGAAAAAGTAAGCAGATATGAATTTGCCTTAAAGGTTGCCGAAATATTTGAAATGGATAAAACCCCAATAAATCCTGTTGAAAGCTCTGAAATGAATTGGAAAGCAAATAGACCAAAAGATACGACTTTAAATAATGGTAAAATCGAACGAAAATTAAAAATAAAATTGAAAACTGTTGATGAATGTTTAAAGGAAATTAAAGGGAGCTCCTATAAATTTATATCGGAGCTCCACCACTAA
- a CDS encoding 4Fe-4S binding protein, giving the protein MSSSLWYLYEFVRKKWISNFTCAKTDVESTIPQKRYRKIPVMVELPEKCISCGACAGACPCFAIEMVKNDEYNKELPVIDDDSCITCALCVESCPTGVLDIGTVKEDTDGRAFSVPKYTNLIIDEELCVNCGLCKNACPVDAIDYNEKTHYIIDNDCIECMECIKVCPVKDAIKTYDEKLLKEKFDKTQYLKYDRLTKLDNFNEDIEDGKNNNSDNNIDNNSNDNNNGDMDADTTADITMNNEDMPRIVKSLCIRCYNCVDVCPDGVDLDNYTVNTDSWEDICLAVCPTTAMRIGAVEKISKITDKCYIVNEDACIGCRICYKVCGVDDTINISSETRMPYINPKLCVRCGLCYNECPVNAIDLTDTKIVENTCEVRKAKDEFRNVIRQDLDEFSKKYLASKLEINKTMEKTINKSIT; this is encoded by the coding sequence ATGTCCTCCTCATTGTGGTATCTTTACGAGTTTGTAAGAAAAAAATGGATATCTAACTTCACCTGTGCTAAAACAGATGTAGAAAGCACAATTCCACAGAAAAGATATAGAAAAATACCTGTTATGGTGGAGCTCCCTGAGAAATGTATAAGCTGTGGAGCATGTGCTGGTGCATGCCCATGTTTTGCTATCGAAATGGTTAAAAATGATGAATATAATAAGGAGCTCCCTGTAATTGATGATGATTCATGTATAACATGTGCGTTATGTGTGGAATCATGTCCAACAGGAGTATTAGATATTGGAACAGTTAAGGAAGATACGGACGGTAGAGCTTTCAGTGTTCCAAAATATACAAATTTAATAATTGATGAAGAATTATGTGTTAACTGCGGATTATGTAAAAATGCATGTCCAGTTGATGCCATAGATTATAATGAAAAAACCCATTATATTATTGATAATGACTGTATTGAATGTATGGAATGTATTAAAGTATGCCCTGTTAAAGATGCTATAAAGACATACGACGAAAAATTGTTGAAAGAAAAATTCGATAAAACTCAATATTTAAAATATGATAGATTGACTAAATTAGATAATTTTAATGAAGATATTGAAGATGGCAAAAATAACAACAGTGACAATAATATCGACAATAATAGCAATGATAACAACAATGGAGATATGGACGCAGATACCACTGCTGATATTACTATGAATAACGAGGATATGCCAAGAATAGTAAAAAGCCTATGTATTAGATGTTATAATTGTGTAGATGTATGTCCAGATGGAGTAGATTTAGACAATTACACAGTGAATACCGATAGTTGGGAGGATATTTGTTTAGCCGTTTGTCCCACAACTGCCATGAGAATTGGGGCCGTAGAAAAAATTTCTAAAATAACAGATAAATGTTATATTGTCAATGAAGATGCCTGTATTGGCTGTAGGATTTGTTATAAAGTATGCGGTGTAGATGATACAATAAATATATCTTCTGAAACCCGTATGCCATATATTAATCCCAAATTATGCGTTAGGTGCGGACTTTGTTATAATGAATGCCCTGTTAATGCAATAGATTTAACAGATACAAAAATTGTTGAAAATACCTGCGAAGTAAGAAAAGCAAAAGATGAATTCAGAAATGTCATAAGGCAAGATTTAGATGAGTTTTCAAAGAAATACTTGGCATCTAAATTGGAAATTAATAAAACAATGGAAAAAACCATTAATAAATCTATTACCTGA
- a CDS encoding 4Fe-4S binding protein → MPTNTLSIDKVIKKHFNNLEVDIQLETPLPKRMIKIDDSVCICCNICTEVCPVNAMDARVLNAPRISNKCVYCEMCKEACPVDAINITRIAGKFNDNNIILEESTEYKELIYNQKKCLACMVCLKNCPFCAISKAGPKVKFNMKKCKLCGHCGKLCPPKAIKFKLL, encoded by the coding sequence ATGCCGACAAATACTCTAAGCATAGATAAAGTGATAAAAAAACACTTTAATAATTTGGAAGTAGATATTCAACTGGAAACACCTTTGCCAAAACGAATGATTAAAATAGATGATTCGGTATGTATTTGCTGTAATATTTGTACAGAAGTATGTCCCGTTAATGCTATGGATGCCAGAGTGTTAAATGCTCCACGAATCAGCAATAAATGTGTATATTGCGAAATGTGTAAAGAAGCATGCCCAGTTGATGCCATAAACATTACTCGAATAGCCGGTAAATTCAATGACAATAATATTATATTAGAGGAGTCCACGGAATACAAAGAGTTAATATATAATCAAAAAAAATGCCTTGCCTGTATGGTTTGTTTAAAAAACTGTCCGTTCTGTGCCATCAGTAAAGCAGGACCAAAGGTAAAATTTAATATGAAAAAATGTAAATTATGTGGGCATTGTGGAAAATTATGTCCTCCAAAAGCTATTAAATTTAAATTATTATAA
- a CDS encoding hydrogenase large subunit: MNVVPVGPIHPVLKEPIRLKLIVEGEKVIGSELEMGYVHRGIERIMEGKHHLKGIHLAERVCGICSYIHTYTFAECIENYSKIEIPDKAKYLRLITCELERIHSHLIASAVYNISIEHETLAMWGLSAREHVMDLLEMITGNRVNMGYNLVGGVRADINKEMIDKIHKKLNELREDLKNLVSAFETGPLIGLRGKGIGVLKYADIMKTRAVGPVARASALPECDWRLRHPVYKELKFKPVWFEDGDNHARMAVRHHEVLSSIDLIEQAIELYNECSGRVRVKPEIKGGEGEWRNEAHRGEVCYKIATTNNGLIKRIMIRTPTVMNLEAMKIMFKTCPTISDAVTTYTSIDPCISCTERTIVLEDKKTGKINNYSFNML, translated from the coding sequence ATGAATGTAGTGCCAGTAGGACCGATACACCCGGTGCTAAAAGAACCCATAAGATTAAAGTTAATAGTTGAAGGAGAAAAAGTAATTGGTTCTGAGCTTGAAATGGGGTATGTTCATAGGGGAATTGAAAGGATAATGGAGGGAAAACATCACCTAAAAGGTATTCACCTTGCTGAAAGGGTGTGTGGTATTTGTTCATATATTCATACATACACCTTTGCAGAGTGCATAGAAAATTATTCAAAAATAGAAATCCCCGATAAAGCAAAATATTTAAGATTAATCACTTGCGAATTGGAACGGATACACAGTCATTTAATTGCATCCGCAGTTTATAATATTTCTATCGAACATGAAACTCTTGCTATGTGGGGATTAAGTGCAAGGGAGCATGTTATGGATTTATTAGAGATGATAACTGGGAACAGAGTAAATATGGGCTATAATTTAGTAGGTGGTGTTAGGGCCGACATAAATAAAGAAATGATTGATAAAATCCATAAAAAATTAAATGAATTAAGGGAAGACCTTAAAAACCTCGTATCAGCATTTGAAACTGGTCCATTGATTGGATTAAGGGGCAAAGGAATTGGGGTTTTAAAATATGCAGACATTATGAAAACTCGTGCAGTTGGTCCAGTGGCAAGAGCTTCGGCACTTCCAGAATGTGATTGGAGATTAAGACATCCAGTATATAAAGAACTCAAATTTAAGCCGGTTTGGTTTGAAGATGGTGACAATCATGCTCGTATGGCAGTTAGACATCATGAAGTATTGTCAAGTATTGATTTAATAGAGCAAGCTATTGAACTATATAATGAATGTTCTGGAAGAGTTAGGGTAAAACCAGAAATTAAAGGGGGAGAAGGAGAGTGGAGAAATGAGGCCCATAGGGGAGAGGTATGTTATAAAATAGCCACTACAAATAATGGATTAATTAAAAGAATAATGATAAGAACCCCCACTGTGATGAATCTTGAAGCCATGAAAATAATGTTTAAAACTTGCCCAACTATCTCTGATGCTGTAACAACATACACATCAATAGACCCCTGTATATCATGCACAGAACGAACCATTGTATTAGAAGATAAAAAAACTGGAAAAATTAATAATTATTCATTTAATATGCTTTAA
- a CDS encoding NADH-quinone oxidoreductase subunit B family protein, with translation MIKEFFRKRSINLCIVNTGGCNGCDIELVSTLAPRYDIEQYGVYVHNNPREADILVITGPVTLPWKDKLVEIYEKTPEPKIVVAVGACALSGGIFKEGHIYGPVDKFIPVDAKIVGCPPRPSEIIEAVLKVAPDALAAKGIALKNANKVANVE, from the coding sequence ATGATAAAAGAGTTTTTTAGAAAACGGTCAATAAACCTCTGTATAGTAAATACTGGTGGTTGCAATGGTTGCGATATAGAACTTGTATCCACACTTGCACCTCGGTATGATATAGAACAATACGGTGTTTATGTCCATAACAATCCACGGGAGGCCGATATATTAGTAATCACTGGACCAGTTACTCTCCCATGGAAAGATAAACTTGTAGAAATATATGAAAAAACACCAGAACCAAAAATTGTGGTGGCAGTTGGTGCCTGTGCATTAAGTGGCGGGATATTTAAAGAGGGCCATATATATGGTCCAGTTGATAAATTTATTCCTGTTGATGCTAAAATTGTAGGTTGCCCCCCAAGACCTTCTGAAATTATTGAAGCAGTGCTAAAAGTGGCACCCGATGCCCTTGCAGCAAAAGGAATAGCTCTTAAAAATGCTAACAAAGTAGCAAATGTAGAGTAG
- the galU gene encoding UTP--glucose-1-phosphate uridylyltransferase GalU, whose translation MIKKAVIPAAGFGTRLLPLTKAKPKEMLSVVDKPIIQYVIEDLADASVDNILIVTGKGKSAIENHFDRNYGLENKLKEGGKTELLNIIGKIDNLANIFYTRQKQQKGLGDAIYCGKEFVGKEYFLALVGDTIYTGNVVQKMLEVYEKYRCSVIVLERVPKELVYKYGVISGKEIEEGIFELDDLVEKPSVEGAPSNLIITGAYLLSPKIFDHLETIEIGAGGELQLTDAMKSLLKEEKIMGVEVDCTRYDIGDIEGWLKANVEIAMEKIPNFKDYLKEVVNK comes from the coding sequence ATGATAAAAAAAGCAGTTATACCGGCGGCGGGATTTGGAACAAGATTATTGCCCCTAACAAAGGCAAAACCAAAAGAGATGTTATCAGTAGTGGATAAACCCATAATTCAATATGTAATTGAAGATTTGGCTGATGCAAGCGTTGATAATATATTAATAGTTACAGGAAAGGGAAAAAGTGCAATAGAAAATCATTTTGATAGAAATTATGGGCTTGAAAATAAATTAAAAGAAGGCGGGAAAACAGAATTATTAAATATTATTGGTAAAATAGATAATTTGGCAAATATATTTTATACCAGACAAAAACAACAAAAAGGACTGGGGGATGCCATATACTGCGGAAAAGAATTTGTCGGAAAAGAATATTTTTTAGCACTTGTTGGAGATACAATATATACTGGCAATGTAGTTCAAAAAATGCTTGAAGTGTATGAAAAATACAGATGTTCCGTAATTGTTCTTGAAAGAGTGCCAAAAGAATTAGTTTATAAATATGGGGTAATTTCTGGAAAAGAAATTGAGGAGGGAATATTTGAATTAGATGATTTAGTTGAAAAACCATCTGTTGAGGGAGCTCCCTCAAATTTAATAATCACGGGGGCATATTTATTATCGCCAAAAATATTTGACCATTTGGAAACCATTGAAATTGGTGCTGGAGGGGAGCTCCAATTAACCGATGCAATGAAATCATTATTAAAAGAGGAAAAAATAATGGGTGTTGAGGTGGATTGCACCCGATATGATATAGGAGATATTGAGGGATGGTTAAAGGCAAATGTTGAAATTGCCATGGAAAAAATTCCCAATTTTAAGGATTATTTAAAAGAAGTTGTTAATAAATAA
- a CDS encoding 4Fe-4S binding protein: protein MITIKKPLDEIIDTISEKVGGDNKSFKGILKNSNVSEKYICIVPDDCIRCNLCYIECPVDAITKPTVRKPAEIIPDKCVKCEICAMTCPVDTIKVLDANAKIENHSVVYTIKEQDTEHRTIKLNNYHIDVEKCIFCGLCDKFCPTNAITVERRKSFDIDLNKCVGCNACASVCPKKIITVDNELGELPFNKSISVDNDVCVKCLVCVEECPINIIKEIAEGVEIDKSNCMYCGRCEGSCPVHAIEIKNKE, encoded by the coding sequence ATGATTACTATAAAAAAACCACTGGATGAAATTATAGATACCATCTCTGAAAAAGTAGGTGGTGACAATAAATCATTTAAAGGGATTTTAAAAAATTCAAATGTCTCTGAAAAATATATATGCATAGTGCCCGATGACTGCATAAGATGTAATCTATGTTATATCGAATGTCCAGTTGATGCCATAACAAAACCAACCGTAAGAAAACCTGCGGAAATTATTCCTGATAAATGTGTTAAATGTGAAATATGTGCTATGACTTGTCCAGTTGATACAATAAAAGTATTGGATGCCAATGCCAAAATTGAAAACCATAGCGTAGTTTATACCATTAAGGAACAAGATACAGAACATAGAACCATAAAATTAAATAACTATCATATTGATGTTGAAAAATGTATATTTTGTGGATTATGCGATAAATTCTGCCCCACAAATGCCATAACTGTGGAAAGACGAAAAAGTTTTGATATTGATTTAAATAAATGTGTGGGCTGTAATGCCTGTGCCAGCGTATGCCCTAAAAAAATTATAACTGTTGATAATGAGTTAGGGGAGCTCCCATTTAATAAATCAATTAGTGTGGATAATGATGTATGCGTTAAATGTCTTGTATGTGTGGAAGAATGTCCGATTAACATAATTAAGGAGATAGCCGAAGGAGTAGAAATAGATAAATCAAATTGTATGTATTGTGGAAGATGTGAAGGGTCCTGTCCAGTTCATGCAATTGAAATTAAAAATAAAGAATAA
- the rfbA gene encoding glucose-1-phosphate thymidylyltransferase RfbA produces the protein MKGIVLAGGSGTRLYPITYAGNKHLMPLYNKPMIYYSLSILMLSKIKDILIITTPNDISQYKKLLGNGAHYGINIQYKEQSEPKGLADAFIIGEDFIGEDTVCLILGDNMLYGSGLTGFLIDAKEEISKNGGSIVFGQYVKDPERYGVIKFDEQGEIEEIIEKPKNAPSNYAVIGLYYYDNKVIDIAKTIKPSNRGELEITDVNNEYLKNKKLSVKLLPRGTAWFDAGTHDSFLEASNFISAVEKRMGLMVGCLEEIAYHNGWITDKELLNLAEPLMKTEYGKYLEKLVNEK, from the coding sequence ATGAAAGGTATAGTTTTAGCAGGAGGTTCTGGGACTAGGTTATATCCCATTACATATGCAGGAAATAAACATTTAATGCCACTATATAATAAACCAATGATATATTATTCACTGTCAATTTTAATGCTATCTAAAATTAAAGATATTTTAATAATTACAACGCCCAATGACATATCACAATATAAAAAATTATTGGGCAATGGGGCGCACTACGGAATAAATATACAATATAAAGAACAGTCTGAACCAAAAGGACTTGCAGATGCGTTTATTATCGGAGAGGACTTTATTGGGGAGGATACCGTATGTTTGATACTTGGAGATAATATGCTATATGGTAGTGGATTAACTGGATTTTTAATTGATGCGAAAGAAGAAATTTCAAAAAATGGGGGTAGTATTGTATTTGGGCAATATGTAAAAGACCCAGAACGATATGGAGTAATTAAATTTGATGAGCAAGGGGAAATTGAAGAAATTATAGAAAAACCAAAAAATGCTCCATCAAATTATGCTGTTATAGGTCTTTATTATTATGACAACAAAGTTATTGATATTGCTAAAACCATAAAACCATCTAATAGAGGAGAATTGGAAATAACTGATGTAAATAATGAATATTTAAAAAATAAAAAATTAAGCGTAAAATTATTGCCAAGAGGAACGGCATGGTTTGATGCTGGAACTCATGACAGTTTTTTAGAGGCAAGTAATTTTATATCTGCTGTTGAAAAAAGAATGGGATTAATGGTTGGATGTTTAGAGGAAATAGCATATCATAATGGATGGATAACAGACAAAGAACTTTTGAACTTAGCCGAACCGTTGATGAAAACAGAATATGGGAAATATTTAGAAAAACTTGTTAATGAGAAATAA